The proteins below come from a single Oncorhynchus gorbuscha isolate QuinsamMale2020 ecotype Even-year linkage group LG12, OgorEven_v1.0, whole genome shotgun sequence genomic window:
- the LOC123990940 gene encoding kelch repeat and BTB domain-containing protein 11-like: protein MDNSAQCIPDLCPHRVDADTPPACHEKEQVDKMALLMQDFVGNIPEITDPDENQNFGYQCITETNRPLVEMDNGGMGLGFYNGSQPRNGSGNANDDQKHMSLTHCNNPQLNKEQPCSIERDAVEDNCRAQADVAHSLGYSVCCLDDETQAQSTPLVCEVSGGAVKYHCLIDKASFQVEHKEGSSASVTYCIAAEALTIHQRGQTGSAGQNAVWRESDPDATQGNSALQSRQEGCGYGNGVFASKEETDLVIEVSGKKLGAHKAVLAEKSDYFKARQSRDVLRVKGVSFKTLTILVDYIYSCRMEVSKDNIVEVITGAKILQIPCAVQAALDTMSEQITAENCYDILTIAKKQRLSELKEKAYKYMSDNFLQILRDPGVYGRLTGGERELIITRRMEGKRALMVAEINEVYDGAGSRPTSRENSRPQSPLSTVSLNENRVIYYYNTETKDWKVLTKMPDEINTKGSGICTMYNYLFVAGGIKRQDDKGKVSDKVFCYNPLTDSWSEIRPLTEGRSQLKLVAMDGYLFAIGGECLFTVEKYDPRLDRWRPVAPLPKGAFAIAHEATTCNGEMFVSGGSLFYRLLRYDTKRDDWEECPFNNSRKKSTDMVAFKNFIYRFDVNRDYGVNVFKYNTVVKIWHNSASLEQTNPLPFRCAVIGNTIYCVNKSQTLQFVVEEENEQFLPEARALKAPVETKGALVPFVLALPKTA, encoded by the coding sequence ATGGATAACAGTGCCCAGTGCATCCCAGACTTGTGCCCACACAGAGTTGATGCTGATACACCACCTGCCTGTCACGAGAAAGAGCAGGTGGACAAAATGGCTTTGCTGATGCAGGACTTCGTTGGAAATATACCCGAGATAACAGATCCAGACGAGAATCAAAACTTTGGGTACCAGTGTATTACGGAGACTAATAGACCACTTGTTGAAATGGACAATGGAGGGATGGGTCTTGGATTTTATAATGGTAGCCAACCAAGGAATGGCTCAGGAAATGCAAATGATGATCAAAAGCATATGTCATTAACACATTGCAATAACCCACAGCTCAACAAAGAGCAGCCCTGTTCAATAGAGCGCGATGCGGTAGAGGATAATTGCCGCGCACAGGCTGACGTGGCGCACAGCCTGGGATATTCCGTCTGCTGCCTGGATGACGAAACGCAAGCACAGAGCACCCCTCTCGTGTGTGAAGTCAGCGGAGGAGCTGTGAAATATCACTGTCTGATTGATAAAGCGAGTTTCCAGGTGGAGCATAAGGAGGGGAGCTCTGCGTCTGTCACCTATTGTATCGCTGCAGAAGCGCTGACAATACATCAGCGCGGACAGACAGGCAGTGCGGGACAGAATGCTGTGTGGCGAGAAAGCGACCCAGACGCTACACAGGGAAACTCAGCACTGCAGTCGAGGCAGGAAGGATGTGGATATGGAAACGGAGTCTTTGCTTCTAAAGAGGAGACGGATTTAGTGATTGAAGTGTCTGGAAAGAAACTTGGAGCGCATAAAGCCGTTTTGGCAGAGAAAAGTGACTATTTCAAGGCGCGGCAGTCCCGAGACGTATTGCGAGTGAAGGGGGTGAGTTTTAAGACTTTGACCATTTTGGTGGATTACATTTACTCATGCCGAATGGAGGTTAGTAAGGATAATATTGTAGAGGTCATCACCGGAGCTAAAATATTACAAATCCCCTGCGCGGTTCAAGCTGCTCTCGATACAATGTCGGAGCAGATTACCGCCGAGAACTGCTATGATATTTTGACAATAGCCAAAAAGCAACGTCTCAGCGAGTTGAAGGAGAAAGCCTACAAGTACATGAGTGACAATTTCTTGCAAATACTGCGGGATCCCGGTGTCTATGGGCGTTTGaccggaggggagagagaactaaTTATCACCAGGagaatggagggaaagagggcgTTGATGGTGGCTGAAATCAACGAGGTGTATGACGGCGCCGGGAGCAGACCTACAAGTCGTGAGAACAGTCGCCCTCAGAGCCCTCTATCCACAGTGTCCCTGAATGAGAATCGTGTGATCTACTATTACAACACGGAGACAAAGGACTGGAAAGTGCTGACGAAGATGCcggatgaaatcaacacaaaggGCTCTGGGATATGCACCATGTACAATTACCTATTCGTGGCAGGTGGAATCAAAAGGCAGGACGACAAAGGCAAAGTCTCGGACAAGGTGTTCTGCTACAACCCACTCACTGACAGCTGGAGCGAAATTCGACCGCTCACCGAGGGTCGTTCTCAGCTCAAACTGGTGGCCATGGACGGCTACCTGTTTGCAATCGGAGGGGAATGTCTCTTTACGGTGGAGAAATATGACCCTCGCCTGGATAGATGGCGCCCAGTGGCGCCACTACCAAAAGGGGCTTTTGCTATTGCGCACGAGGCAACAACCTGCAATGGAGAGATGTTCGTGTCCGGAGGCTCTCTATTTTATCGTCTGCTAAGATATGACACTAAAAGAGACGACTGGGAGGAATGCCCGTTCAACAACAGCAGGAAGAAATCCACCGACATGGTGGCATTCAAAAACTTCATCTACAGGTTTGATGTCAACCGTGACTACGGTGTCAACGTGTTCAAATATAACACCGTGGTAAAGATATGGCACAACAGTGCGTCCCTGGAGCAGACCAACCCCTTGCCCTTTCGCTGTGCTGTCATTGGCAACACCATTTACTGTGTGAACAAGTCCCAAACATTGCAGTTTGTTGTGGAAGAGGAGAATGAACAGTTTTTGCCTGAGGCACGGGCACTCAAAGCACCTGTAGAGACAAAAGGTGCCCTTGTACCATTTGTCCTGGCTCTTCCCAAGACAGCCTGA